One Malaclemys terrapin pileata isolate rMalTer1 chromosome 7, rMalTer1.hap1, whole genome shotgun sequence genomic region harbors:
- the NOLC1 gene encoding nucleolar and coiled-body phosphoprotein 1 isoform X4, with amino-acid sequence MAESRVVPSDLFPLVFAFLRDNHFEGAARAFGRAAGVTDQDPNAASLLDVFNYWLKSPDAKKRKAVPNGPPAKKSKKESSSSSDESSSEEDEKTTAKKPAAKSTPVPKVIAKAAAPAKKAESSSEDSSDDSDSEEEEKKPAQKVTKAQAKPAATKTQPQKKAKSSSSSDSSSSEDERPKKQPQKQVAAKTAAKSGSKAARKAPNGKAESSSSSSSSSVDSDKEKAASAKAVPKKTPLPKPAATQAPPGKARAPAKESSSSEDSSDSSEDEKPASKSKPKPGPYSAVPPPKVSEPKKGKAKPSLAKAPGIKAESSDSSDSSSDSSDEMEQAPKKGTTAKASLAKKKPAPTPTVTIKKGGSSSDSDSDSSSEEERVVTKLTAKSLSAKGPAKPAKGPAKPGQAKKGSSSSSDSSDSDSSEDETPAKPAVKPAPPAAKKPPAVAKKAQSSSDSDSSSEEEKKAPPAKPASKTAKPGSKPCTLGPKDGSSDSDSSSSEEEQSKPAVKPASKSPGGTKAAAGKKATAANSSSSSSDSSSDDDEKPRTAGTPVAGLKSGKGAQNSSSLVKEKPKASSTPAAKSPATKKPEPKPAGGSESSSESSSEEKGKANGAGSIKKKRKSEDDQELETPDSKKIKTKTRTPNSFPKVKQPAVPFRRVREEEIEVDSRVANNSFDAKKGAAGDWGEKAHNVLKFTKGKSFRHEKTKKKRGSYCGGAISTQVNSIKFESD; translated from the exons ATGGCGGAGTCGCGCGTGGTGCCCAGCGACCTGTTCCCGCTCGTGTTCGCCTTCCTGCGCGACAACCACttcgagggggcggcgcgggccttcggcagggcggccggagtg ACAGACCAGGATCCTAATGCTGCTTCTCTCTTGGATGTCTTCAACTACTGGCTGAA ATCCCCTGATGCTAAGAAACGGAAGGCTGTTCCCAATGGACCCCCTGCAAAGAAGTCCAAGAAAGAATCTTCCTCGAGCAGTGATGAGAGCTCCAGTGAAGAAGATGAGAAAACCACAGCCAAGAAGCCAG CAGCTAAGTCAACGCCTGTGCCGAAGGTGATAGCAAAGGCAGCGGCTCCTGCCAAAAAAGCAGAGAGCAGCAGCGAGGACTCCAGCGATGATTCGGACtctgaggaggaagaaaagaagcCAGCACAG AAGGTAACCAAAGCCCAGGCCAAGCCAGCTGCCACCAAAACCCAGCCCCAGAAGAAGGCTAAGAGCTCCTCCAGCTCAGACTCCAGCAGTTCAGAGGATGAAAGACCAAAGAAACAGCCGCAGAAGCAAGTGGCAGccaaaacagcagcaaaatcaG GAAGTAAAGCTGCCCGCAAAGCACCCAATGGCAAggcagaaagcagcagcagcagcagcagcagtagtgtGGATTCTGACAAGGAAAAGGCTGCATCAGCAAAG GCTGTTCCCAAGAAAACACCACTGCCCAAACCTGCAGCCACCCAGGCACCCCCAGGTAAAGCAAGAGCCCCTGCCAAAGAGAGCTCCAGCAGTGAGGACTCTTCTGACAGCTCGGAGGATGAAAAGCCAGCCTCAAAATCAAAGCCAAAGCCCG GTCCATACAGTGCGGTGCCACCCCCAAAGGTCTCAGAGCCAAAAAAGGGCAAAGCAAAGCCCTCTCTTGCAAAGGCTCCTGGGATAAAGGCCGAGAGCAGTGACTCCTCAGACAGCAGCTCGGACAGCAGCGATGAAATGGAGCAGGCGCCCAAGAAGGGAACGACAG CCAAAGCAAGTCTGGCTAAAAAAAAACCTGCCCCAACACCCACTGTGACCATCAAGAAGGGTGGATCCAGTTCGGACAGTGACTCCG ATTCCAGTTCTGAGGAAGAGAGGGTAGTGACCAAGCTCACTGCCAAATCACTTTCAGCGAAGGGTCCTGCCAAACCGGCGAAGGGTCCTGCCAAGCCAGGACAAGCAAAGAAAGGCTCCAGCTCCTCCTCGGACAGCTCAG ATTCTGACAGCTCTGAGGATGAGACCCCTGCAAAGCCTGCAGTCAAACCAGCTCCACCTGCAGCCAAGAAGCCTCCTGCTGTGGCAAAGAAAGCCCAGAGCAGCTCTGACTCAGATAGCAGCTCTGAGGAAGAGAAGAAAGCCCCTCCAGCTAAGCCAGCCAGCAAGACAGCTAAGCCAGGGTCCAAACCCTGCACCCTGGGCCCCAAAGACGGCAGCTCAGATTCTGACAGCTCAAGCagtgaggaggagcagagcaaaCCAGCAGTGAAACCAGCCAGCAAATCACCAGGGGGCACTAAAGCTGCTGCAGGGAAGAAAGCAACTGCCGCTAACAGTAGCAGCAGCTCATCTGACAGTTCCAGTGATGATGACGAGAAGCCCAGAACAGCAGGGACTCCAGTCGCCGGGTTGAAGTCAGGGAAAGGGGCACAGAACAGCTCCAGCTTGGTGAAAGAGAAACCAAAGGCTTCATCCACACCTGCAGCCAAATCGCCGGCTACAAAGAAGCCAGAGCCCAAGCCAGCTGGTGGCAGTGAGAGTAGCTCCGAGAGCTCCAGCGAGGAGAAGGGAAAAGCAAATGGAG CAGGTTCGATTAAGAAGAAGCGGAAGAGCGAAGATGACCAGGAATTGGAGACACCAGACAGTAAGAAGATTAAGACCAAGACCAGAACGCCAAACTCATTTCCCAAGGTGAAGCAG CCAGCTGTTCCATTCCGACGAGTAAGAGAGGAAGAGATCGAGGTGGATTCCCGTGTAGCTAACAACTCATTCGATGCAAAG AAAGGAGCTGCAGGCGACTGGGGAGAAAAGGCCCACAATGTACTGAAATTCACCAAAGGCAAATCCTTCCGCCATGAGAAGACAAAGAAGAAAAGAGGCAGTTACTGCGGAGGTGCTATTTCTACCCAGGTCAATTCCATCAAGTTTGAAAGTGACTGA
- the NOLC1 gene encoding nucleolar and coiled-body phosphoprotein 1 isoform X3, which translates to MAESRVVPSDLFPLVFAFLRDNHFEGAARAFGRAAGVTDQDPNAASLLDVFNYWLKSPDAKKRKAVPNGPPAKKSKKESSSSSDESSSEEDEKTTAKKPAKSTPVPKVIAKAAAPAKKAESSSEDSSDDSDSEEEEKKPAQKVTKAQAKPAATKTQPQKKAKSSSSSDSSSSEDERPKKQPQKQVAAKTAAKSAGSKAARKAPNGKAESSSSSSSSSVDSDKEKAASAKAVPKKTPLPKPAATQAPPGKARAPAKESSSSEDSSDSSEDEKPASKSKPKPGPYSAVPPPKVSEPKKGKAKPSLAKAPGIKAESSDSSDSSSDSSDEMEQAPKKGTTAKASLAKKKPAPTPTVTIKKGGSSSDSDSDSSSEEERVVTKLTAKSLSAKGPAKPAKGPAKPGQAKKGSSSSSDSSDSDSSEDETPAKPAVKPAPPAAKKPPAVAKKAQSSSDSDSSSEEEKKAPPAKPASKTAKPGSKPCTLGPKDGSSDSDSSSSEEEQSKPAVKPASKSPGGTKAAAGKKATAANSSSSSSDSSSDDDEKPRTAGTPVAGLKSGKGAQNSSSLVKEKPKASSTPAAKSPATKKPEPKPAGGSESSSESSSEEKGKANGAGSIKKKRKSEDDQELETPDSKKIKTKTRTPNSFPKVKQPAVPFRRVREEEIEVDSRVANNSFDAKKGAAGDWGEKAHNVLKFTKGKSFRHEKTKKKRGSYCGGAISTQVNSIKFESD; encoded by the exons ATGGCGGAGTCGCGCGTGGTGCCCAGCGACCTGTTCCCGCTCGTGTTCGCCTTCCTGCGCGACAACCACttcgagggggcggcgcgggccttcggcagggcggccggagtg ACAGACCAGGATCCTAATGCTGCTTCTCTCTTGGATGTCTTCAACTACTGGCTGAA ATCCCCTGATGCTAAGAAACGGAAGGCTGTTCCCAATGGACCCCCTGCAAAGAAGTCCAAGAAAGAATCTTCCTCGAGCAGTGATGAGAGCTCCAGTGAAGAAGATGAGAAAACCACAGCCAAGAAGCCAG CTAAGTCAACGCCTGTGCCGAAGGTGATAGCAAAGGCAGCGGCTCCTGCCAAAAAAGCAGAGAGCAGCAGCGAGGACTCCAGCGATGATTCGGACtctgaggaggaagaaaagaagcCAGCACAG AAGGTAACCAAAGCCCAGGCCAAGCCAGCTGCCACCAAAACCCAGCCCCAGAAGAAGGCTAAGAGCTCCTCCAGCTCAGACTCCAGCAGTTCAGAGGATGAAAGACCAAAGAAACAGCCGCAGAAGCAAGTGGCAGccaaaacagcagcaaaatcaG CAGGAAGTAAAGCTGCCCGCAAAGCACCCAATGGCAAggcagaaagcagcagcagcagcagcagcagtagtgtGGATTCTGACAAGGAAAAGGCTGCATCAGCAAAG GCTGTTCCCAAGAAAACACCACTGCCCAAACCTGCAGCCACCCAGGCACCCCCAGGTAAAGCAAGAGCCCCTGCCAAAGAGAGCTCCAGCAGTGAGGACTCTTCTGACAGCTCGGAGGATGAAAAGCCAGCCTCAAAATCAAAGCCAAAGCCCG GTCCATACAGTGCGGTGCCACCCCCAAAGGTCTCAGAGCCAAAAAAGGGCAAAGCAAAGCCCTCTCTTGCAAAGGCTCCTGGGATAAAGGCCGAGAGCAGTGACTCCTCAGACAGCAGCTCGGACAGCAGCGATGAAATGGAGCAGGCGCCCAAGAAGGGAACGACAG CCAAAGCAAGTCTGGCTAAAAAAAAACCTGCCCCAACACCCACTGTGACCATCAAGAAGGGTGGATCCAGTTCGGACAGTGACTCCG ATTCCAGTTCTGAGGAAGAGAGGGTAGTGACCAAGCTCACTGCCAAATCACTTTCAGCGAAGGGTCCTGCCAAACCGGCGAAGGGTCCTGCCAAGCCAGGACAAGCAAAGAAAGGCTCCAGCTCCTCCTCGGACAGCTCAG ATTCTGACAGCTCTGAGGATGAGACCCCTGCAAAGCCTGCAGTCAAACCAGCTCCACCTGCAGCCAAGAAGCCTCCTGCTGTGGCAAAGAAAGCCCAGAGCAGCTCTGACTCAGATAGCAGCTCTGAGGAAGAGAAGAAAGCCCCTCCAGCTAAGCCAGCCAGCAAGACAGCTAAGCCAGGGTCCAAACCCTGCACCCTGGGCCCCAAAGACGGCAGCTCAGATTCTGACAGCTCAAGCagtgaggaggagcagagcaaaCCAGCAGTGAAACCAGCCAGCAAATCACCAGGGGGCACTAAAGCTGCTGCAGGGAAGAAAGCAACTGCCGCTAACAGTAGCAGCAGCTCATCTGACAGTTCCAGTGATGATGACGAGAAGCCCAGAACAGCAGGGACTCCAGTCGCCGGGTTGAAGTCAGGGAAAGGGGCACAGAACAGCTCCAGCTTGGTGAAAGAGAAACCAAAGGCTTCATCCACACCTGCAGCCAAATCGCCGGCTACAAAGAAGCCAGAGCCCAAGCCAGCTGGTGGCAGTGAGAGTAGCTCCGAGAGCTCCAGCGAGGAGAAGGGAAAAGCAAATGGAG CAGGTTCGATTAAGAAGAAGCGGAAGAGCGAAGATGACCAGGAATTGGAGACACCAGACAGTAAGAAGATTAAGACCAAGACCAGAACGCCAAACTCATTTCCCAAGGTGAAGCAG CCAGCTGTTCCATTCCGACGAGTAAGAGAGGAAGAGATCGAGGTGGATTCCCGTGTAGCTAACAACTCATTCGATGCAAAG AAAGGAGCTGCAGGCGACTGGGGAGAAAAGGCCCACAATGTACTGAAATTCACCAAAGGCAAATCCTTCCGCCATGAGAAGACAAAGAAGAAAAGAGGCAGTTACTGCGGAGGTGCTATTTCTACCCAGGTCAATTCCATCAAGTTTGAAAGTGACTGA
- the NOLC1 gene encoding nucleolar and coiled-body phosphoprotein 1 isoform X1, translating into MAESRVVPSDLFPLVFAFLRDNHFEGAARAFGRAAGVTDQDPNAASLLDVFNYWLKSPDAKKRKAVPNGPPAKKSKKESSSSSDESSSEEDEKTTAKKPAAKSTPVPKVIAKAAAPAKKAESSSEDSSDDSDSEEEEKKPAQKVTKAQAKPAATKTQPQKKAKSSSSSDSSSSEDERPKKQPQKQVAAKTAAKSAGSKAARKAPNGKAESSSSSSSSSVDSDKEKAASAKAVPKKTPLPKPAATQAPPGKARAPAKESSSSEDSSDSSEDEKPASKSKPKPGPYSAVPPPKVSEPKKGKAKPSLAKAPGIKAESSDSSDSSSDSSDEMEQAPKKGTTAKASLAKKKPAPTPTVTIKKGGSSSDSDSDSSSEEERVVTKLTAKSLSAKGPAKPAKGPAKPGQAKKGSSSSSDSSDSDSSEDETPAKPAVKPAPPAAKKPPAVAKKAQSSSDSDSSSEEEKKAPPAKPASKTAKPGSKPCTLGPKDGSSDSDSSSSEEEQSKPAVKPASKSPGGTKAAAGKKATAANSSSSSSDSSSDDDEKPRTAGTPVAGLKSGKGAQNSSSLVKEKPKASSTPAAKSPATKKPEPKPAGGSESSSESSSEEKGKANGAGSIKKKRKSEDDQELETPDSKKIKTKTRTPNSFPKVKQPAVPFRRVREEEIEVDSRVANNSFDAKKGAAGDWGEKAHNVLKFTKGKSFRHEKTKKKRGSYCGGAISTQVNSIKFESD; encoded by the exons ATGGCGGAGTCGCGCGTGGTGCCCAGCGACCTGTTCCCGCTCGTGTTCGCCTTCCTGCGCGACAACCACttcgagggggcggcgcgggccttcggcagggcggccggagtg ACAGACCAGGATCCTAATGCTGCTTCTCTCTTGGATGTCTTCAACTACTGGCTGAA ATCCCCTGATGCTAAGAAACGGAAGGCTGTTCCCAATGGACCCCCTGCAAAGAAGTCCAAGAAAGAATCTTCCTCGAGCAGTGATGAGAGCTCCAGTGAAGAAGATGAGAAAACCACAGCCAAGAAGCCAG CAGCTAAGTCAACGCCTGTGCCGAAGGTGATAGCAAAGGCAGCGGCTCCTGCCAAAAAAGCAGAGAGCAGCAGCGAGGACTCCAGCGATGATTCGGACtctgaggaggaagaaaagaagcCAGCACAG AAGGTAACCAAAGCCCAGGCCAAGCCAGCTGCCACCAAAACCCAGCCCCAGAAGAAGGCTAAGAGCTCCTCCAGCTCAGACTCCAGCAGTTCAGAGGATGAAAGACCAAAGAAACAGCCGCAGAAGCAAGTGGCAGccaaaacagcagcaaaatcaG CAGGAAGTAAAGCTGCCCGCAAAGCACCCAATGGCAAggcagaaagcagcagcagcagcagcagcagtagtgtGGATTCTGACAAGGAAAAGGCTGCATCAGCAAAG GCTGTTCCCAAGAAAACACCACTGCCCAAACCTGCAGCCACCCAGGCACCCCCAGGTAAAGCAAGAGCCCCTGCCAAAGAGAGCTCCAGCAGTGAGGACTCTTCTGACAGCTCGGAGGATGAAAAGCCAGCCTCAAAATCAAAGCCAAAGCCCG GTCCATACAGTGCGGTGCCACCCCCAAAGGTCTCAGAGCCAAAAAAGGGCAAAGCAAAGCCCTCTCTTGCAAAGGCTCCTGGGATAAAGGCCGAGAGCAGTGACTCCTCAGACAGCAGCTCGGACAGCAGCGATGAAATGGAGCAGGCGCCCAAGAAGGGAACGACAG CCAAAGCAAGTCTGGCTAAAAAAAAACCTGCCCCAACACCCACTGTGACCATCAAGAAGGGTGGATCCAGTTCGGACAGTGACTCCG ATTCCAGTTCTGAGGAAGAGAGGGTAGTGACCAAGCTCACTGCCAAATCACTTTCAGCGAAGGGTCCTGCCAAACCGGCGAAGGGTCCTGCCAAGCCAGGACAAGCAAAGAAAGGCTCCAGCTCCTCCTCGGACAGCTCAG ATTCTGACAGCTCTGAGGATGAGACCCCTGCAAAGCCTGCAGTCAAACCAGCTCCACCTGCAGCCAAGAAGCCTCCTGCTGTGGCAAAGAAAGCCCAGAGCAGCTCTGACTCAGATAGCAGCTCTGAGGAAGAGAAGAAAGCCCCTCCAGCTAAGCCAGCCAGCAAGACAGCTAAGCCAGGGTCCAAACCCTGCACCCTGGGCCCCAAAGACGGCAGCTCAGATTCTGACAGCTCAAGCagtgaggaggagcagagcaaaCCAGCAGTGAAACCAGCCAGCAAATCACCAGGGGGCACTAAAGCTGCTGCAGGGAAGAAAGCAACTGCCGCTAACAGTAGCAGCAGCTCATCTGACAGTTCCAGTGATGATGACGAGAAGCCCAGAACAGCAGGGACTCCAGTCGCCGGGTTGAAGTCAGGGAAAGGGGCACAGAACAGCTCCAGCTTGGTGAAAGAGAAACCAAAGGCTTCATCCACACCTGCAGCCAAATCGCCGGCTACAAAGAAGCCAGAGCCCAAGCCAGCTGGTGGCAGTGAGAGTAGCTCCGAGAGCTCCAGCGAGGAGAAGGGAAAAGCAAATGGAG CAGGTTCGATTAAGAAGAAGCGGAAGAGCGAAGATGACCAGGAATTGGAGACACCAGACAGTAAGAAGATTAAGACCAAGACCAGAACGCCAAACTCATTTCCCAAGGTGAAGCAG CCAGCTGTTCCATTCCGACGAGTAAGAGAGGAAGAGATCGAGGTGGATTCCCGTGTAGCTAACAACTCATTCGATGCAAAG AAAGGAGCTGCAGGCGACTGGGGAGAAAAGGCCCACAATGTACTGAAATTCACCAAAGGCAAATCCTTCCGCCATGAGAAGACAAAGAAGAAAAGAGGCAGTTACTGCGGAGGTGCTATTTCTACCCAGGTCAATTCCATCAAGTTTGAAAGTGACTGA
- the NOLC1 gene encoding nucleolar and coiled-body phosphoprotein 1 isoform X2 has translation MAESRVVPSDLFPLVFAFLRDNHFEGAARAFGRAAGVTDQDPNAASLLDVFNYWLKSPDAKKRKAVPNGPPAKKSKKESSSSSDESSSEEDEKTTAKKPAAKSTPVPKVIAKAAAPAKKAESSSEDSSDDSDSEEEEKKPAQKVTKAQAKPAATKTQPQKKAKSSSSSDSSSSEDERPKKQPQKQVAAKTAAKSAGSKAARKAPNGKAESSSSSSSSSVDSDKEKAASAKAVPKKTPLPKPAATQAPPGKARAPAKESSSSEDSSDSSEDEKPASKSKPKPGPYSAVPPPKVSEPKKGKAKPSLAKAPGIKAESSDSSDSSSDSSDEMEQAPKKGTTAKASLAKKKPAPTPTVTIKKGGSSSDSDSDSSSEEERVVTKLTAKSLSAKGPAKPAKGPAKPGQAKKGSSSSSDSSDSDSSEDETPAKPAVKPAPPAAKKPPAVAKKAQSSSDSDSSSEEEKKAPPAKPASKTAKPGSKPCTLGPKDGSSDSDSSSSEEEQSKPAVKPASKSPGGTKAAAGKKATAANSSSSSSDSSSDDDEKPRTAGTPVAGLKSGKGAQNSSSLVKEKPKASSTPAAKSPATKKPEPKPAGGSESSSESSSEEKGKANGGSIKKKRKSEDDQELETPDSKKIKTKTRTPNSFPKVKQPAVPFRRVREEEIEVDSRVANNSFDAKKGAAGDWGEKAHNVLKFTKGKSFRHEKTKKKRGSYCGGAISTQVNSIKFESD, from the exons ATGGCGGAGTCGCGCGTGGTGCCCAGCGACCTGTTCCCGCTCGTGTTCGCCTTCCTGCGCGACAACCACttcgagggggcggcgcgggccttcggcagggcggccggagtg ACAGACCAGGATCCTAATGCTGCTTCTCTCTTGGATGTCTTCAACTACTGGCTGAA ATCCCCTGATGCTAAGAAACGGAAGGCTGTTCCCAATGGACCCCCTGCAAAGAAGTCCAAGAAAGAATCTTCCTCGAGCAGTGATGAGAGCTCCAGTGAAGAAGATGAGAAAACCACAGCCAAGAAGCCAG CAGCTAAGTCAACGCCTGTGCCGAAGGTGATAGCAAAGGCAGCGGCTCCTGCCAAAAAAGCAGAGAGCAGCAGCGAGGACTCCAGCGATGATTCGGACtctgaggaggaagaaaagaagcCAGCACAG AAGGTAACCAAAGCCCAGGCCAAGCCAGCTGCCACCAAAACCCAGCCCCAGAAGAAGGCTAAGAGCTCCTCCAGCTCAGACTCCAGCAGTTCAGAGGATGAAAGACCAAAGAAACAGCCGCAGAAGCAAGTGGCAGccaaaacagcagcaaaatcaG CAGGAAGTAAAGCTGCCCGCAAAGCACCCAATGGCAAggcagaaagcagcagcagcagcagcagcagtagtgtGGATTCTGACAAGGAAAAGGCTGCATCAGCAAAG GCTGTTCCCAAGAAAACACCACTGCCCAAACCTGCAGCCACCCAGGCACCCCCAGGTAAAGCAAGAGCCCCTGCCAAAGAGAGCTCCAGCAGTGAGGACTCTTCTGACAGCTCGGAGGATGAAAAGCCAGCCTCAAAATCAAAGCCAAAGCCCG GTCCATACAGTGCGGTGCCACCCCCAAAGGTCTCAGAGCCAAAAAAGGGCAAAGCAAAGCCCTCTCTTGCAAAGGCTCCTGGGATAAAGGCCGAGAGCAGTGACTCCTCAGACAGCAGCTCGGACAGCAGCGATGAAATGGAGCAGGCGCCCAAGAAGGGAACGACAG CCAAAGCAAGTCTGGCTAAAAAAAAACCTGCCCCAACACCCACTGTGACCATCAAGAAGGGTGGATCCAGTTCGGACAGTGACTCCG ATTCCAGTTCTGAGGAAGAGAGGGTAGTGACCAAGCTCACTGCCAAATCACTTTCAGCGAAGGGTCCTGCCAAACCGGCGAAGGGTCCTGCCAAGCCAGGACAAGCAAAGAAAGGCTCCAGCTCCTCCTCGGACAGCTCAG ATTCTGACAGCTCTGAGGATGAGACCCCTGCAAAGCCTGCAGTCAAACCAGCTCCACCTGCAGCCAAGAAGCCTCCTGCTGTGGCAAAGAAAGCCCAGAGCAGCTCTGACTCAGATAGCAGCTCTGAGGAAGAGAAGAAAGCCCCTCCAGCTAAGCCAGCCAGCAAGACAGCTAAGCCAGGGTCCAAACCCTGCACCCTGGGCCCCAAAGACGGCAGCTCAGATTCTGACAGCTCAAGCagtgaggaggagcagagcaaaCCAGCAGTGAAACCAGCCAGCAAATCACCAGGGGGCACTAAAGCTGCTGCAGGGAAGAAAGCAACTGCCGCTAACAGTAGCAGCAGCTCATCTGACAGTTCCAGTGATGATGACGAGAAGCCCAGAACAGCAGGGACTCCAGTCGCCGGGTTGAAGTCAGGGAAAGGGGCACAGAACAGCTCCAGCTTGGTGAAAGAGAAACCAAAGGCTTCATCCACACCTGCAGCCAAATCGCCGGCTACAAAGAAGCCAGAGCCCAAGCCAGCTGGTGGCAGTGAGAGTAGCTCCGAGAGCTCCAGCGAGGAGAAGGGAAAAGCAAATGGAG GTTCGATTAAGAAGAAGCGGAAGAGCGAAGATGACCAGGAATTGGAGACACCAGACAGTAAGAAGATTAAGACCAAGACCAGAACGCCAAACTCATTTCCCAAGGTGAAGCAG CCAGCTGTTCCATTCCGACGAGTAAGAGAGGAAGAGATCGAGGTGGATTCCCGTGTAGCTAACAACTCATTCGATGCAAAG AAAGGAGCTGCAGGCGACTGGGGAGAAAAGGCCCACAATGTACTGAAATTCACCAAAGGCAAATCCTTCCGCCATGAGAAGACAAAGAAGAAAAGAGGCAGTTACTGCGGAGGTGCTATTTCTACCCAGGTCAATTCCATCAAGTTTGAAAGTGACTGA